The proteins below come from a single Rosa rugosa chromosome 2, drRosRugo1.1, whole genome shotgun sequence genomic window:
- the LOC133733818 gene encoding beta-glucosidase 12-like isoform X1 — protein MPSIYSQLYKTPVMAIQGSLLLAIAFLVLGFGFRNGKASNTPPAQYDTAFLNRTSFPAGFIFGTASSSYQYEGAAHCGGRGPSIWDNYTHRYPEKIKDGSNGDVASDEYHRYKEDVGIMKNMELDAYRFSISWSRLLPNGKLTGGVNKEGVKYYNNLINELLRNGLKPFVTLFHWDLPQTLEDEYGGFLSPLIVNHFRDYAELCYKEFGDRVKHWITFNEPYSYSAGGYAVAILAPGRCSDWQELNCTGGNSGTEPYLVAHNQLLAHTAAVTLYKQKYQSSQKGLIGITLVSNWFVPVSEAEHHKNAALRALDYMFGWFMDPLTNGDYPHSMRSLVGNRLPKFTKEQSKLLIGSFDFLGLNYYTANYAADAPHYNSVNASYLTDAHATLSYVLNGFPIGPKAASDWLYVYPRGIRDLLLYTKTKYNDPLIYVTENGIDEFNDPKLTLEVSLNDTQRVDYYYRHLYYLQRAIKDGVNVKGYFAWSLLDNFEWNSGYTVRFGINYVDYKNGQNRHPKLSAHWFKRFLKKR, from the exons ATGCCAAGCATATACAGCCAACTCTATAAAACCCCAGTTATGGCAATCCAGGGGTCTTTGCTTTTGGCCATAGCGTTTCTAGTACTTGGCTTTGGATTTAGAAATGGTAAGGCCAGTAATACACCCCCTGCTCAATATGACACTGCTTTCCTCAACAGGACTAGTTTCCCAGCAGGTTTCATATTTGGGACAGCTTCATCATCTTACCAG TATGAAGGTGCTGCTCATTGTGGTGGCAGGGGACCAAGCATATGGGATAACTATACCCACAGATATCCTG AAAAGATCAAGGATGGCAGCAATGGAGATGTGGCTAGTGATGAATATCACCGCTATAAG GAAGATGTGGGGATTATGAAGAACATGGAGTTGGATGCATATCGGTTCTCTATCTCATGGTCCAGATTGTTACCAA ATGGAAAGCTAACTGGGGGCGTGAACAAGGAAGGAGTCAAATACTACAACAATCTCATCAATGAACTCTTACGCAATG GTCTAAAGCCATTTGTAACCCTCTTCCACTGGGATCTTCCCCAGACTTTAGAAGATGAATATGGCGGTTTCTTAAGCCCTCTCATTGT CAATCATTTTAGGGACTATGCAGAGCTTTGTTACAAGGAATTTGGTGATAGGGTAAAGCACTGGATCACTTTTAATGAGCCATATAGTTATAGTGCTGGTGGTTATGCAGTGGCAATTTTGGCACCAGGACGCTGTTCTGATTGGCAGGAACTAAATTGCACCGGTGGGAATTCGGGTACTGAACCATACTTGGTGGCACACAACCAGCTCCTTGCTCATACAGCTGCAGTAACATTATACAAGCAGAAATATCAG TCATCTCAAAAGGGATTGATAGGGATTACTCTAGTGTCAAACTGGTTTGTGCCGGTTTCTGAGGCAGAGCACCATAAAAATGCTGCACTAAGAGCTCTAGATTATATGTTTGGATG GTTTATGGACCCCTTGACAAATGGTGACTATCCACACAGCATGAGATCTCTTGTTGGAAACCGATTACCCAAATTCACAAAGGAGCAATCCAAGTTGCTAATTGGATCATTTGATTTTCTGGGATTGAATTACTACACAGCTAATTATGCAGCAGATGCACCACACTATAATTCTGTCAATGCAAGCTACTTGACAGACGCTCATGCTACTCTTTCCT ATGTGCTTAATGGATTTCCCATTGGACCAAAG GCTGCTTCGGATTGGCTATACGTTTATCCCAGAGGAATTCGAGATCTTTTGCTCTACACGAAGACAAAGTATAATGATCCACTCATATACGTTACTGAGAATG GTATTGATGAGTTCAATGATCCCAAATTAACACTTGAAGTATCCCTGAACGACACCCAGAGAGTTGACTACTACTATCGCCACCTCTATTACCTTCAAAGAGCAATCAA GGATGGTGTGAATGTTAAGGGATACTTTGCATGGTCATTGCTAGACAACTTTGAATGGAATTCTGGTTACACTGTCCGATTTGGTATCAACTATGTAGATTACAAAAATGGGCAGAATAGGCACCCAAAACTTTCTGCACACTGGTTCAAACGTTTCCTCAAGAAAAGGTAA
- the LOC133731617 gene encoding beta-glucosidase 12-like isoform X1, which produces MALQGTLISAIILVFSCAVATSIATAPSHYNVASINRSTFPAGFIFGTASSAYQFEGAAKEDGRGPSIWDTYTHKIQDKIKDGSNGDVAIDAYHRYKEDVGIMKNMGFDAYRFSISWSRLLPNGTLRGGVNKEGIKYYNNLINELLANGLKPFVTLFHWDLPQALEDEYGGFLSPQIVNHFQDYAELCFKEFGDRVKDWITLNEPWSYANGGYVIGTFAPCRCSEWQNLNCTGGNSGTEPYLVSHYQLLAHAAAVKLYKEKYQADQKGVIGITILSHWFVPFSDAKHHEQAACYPSHWFVPFSDAKHHEEAALRALDFMFGWYMDPLTNGEYPHSMRSLVGDRLPKFTKEQSEMLKGSFDFLGLNYYTANYATYAPHLKNAANPSYFTDAVATVSTERNGIPIGQKAASDWLYVYPEGIRELLLYTKEKYNNPLIYITENGRDEHNDAKLSLEEALADTHRIDFYYRHLYYLHEAIKDGVNVKGYFAWSLFDNFEWNMGYSVRFGINYVDYNDGLKRYPKLSAHWFKNFLEN; this is translated from the exons ATGGCACTTCAAGGCACTCTCATCTCTGCAATCATACTTGTTTTTAGCTGTGCAGTGGCAACTAGTATAGCTACCGCCCCAAGCCATTACAACGTTGCTTCCATCAACCGGAGCACCTTTCCGGCAGGTTTCATATTTGGGACAGCTTCTTCAGCTTACCAG TTCGAAGGTGCTGCAAAAGAAGATGGAAGAGGACCAAGCATATGGGACACATACACTCACAAAATTCAAG ATAAGATAAAAGACGGCAGCAATGGAGATGTCGCTATTGATGCATATCACCGCTACAAG GAGGATGTTGGCATCATGAAAAATATGGGGTTTGATGCTTACAGATTCTCCATCTCGTGGTCTAGATTGTTACCAA ATGGAACGCTAAGAGGGGGTGTGAATAAGGAAGGAATCAAATATTACAACAACCTCATAAACGAGCTTCTAGCCAATG GTCTAAAGCCCTTTGTCACACTCTTCCACTGGGATCTTCCCCAAGCTTTAGAAGATGAATACGGTGGCTTCTTAAGCCCTCAAATTGT AAACCATTTCCAAGACTACGCAGAGCTATGCTTCAAGGAATTTGGTGATAGAGTTAAGGACTGGATCACATTAAACGAGCCCTGGAGCTACGCCAATGGTGGTTATGTAATTGGGACGTTTGCACCATGCCGATGTTCTGAATGGCAAAACCTAAATTGCACCGGTGGAAATTCAGGAACAGAGCCATATTTGGTCTCACACTACCAGCTTCTAGCTCACGCAGCAGCCGTAAAGTTATACAAGGAGAAGTATCAG GCTGATCAGAAGGGTGTGATAGGGATAACAATACTGTCACACTGGTTTGTGCCCTTTTCTGATGCCAAGCACCATGAACAAGCTGCGTGTTATCCGTCACACTGGTTTGTGCCCTTTTCTGATGCCAAGCACCATGAAGAAGCTGCTCTACGAGCATTGGATTTTATGTTTGGATG GTATATGGATCCCTTAACAAACGGTGAATATCCGCACAGCATGAGATCTCTTGTCGGAGATCGATTACCCAAGTTCACTAAAGAGCAATCCGAGATGTTAAAAGGTTCATTTGATTTTCTGGGATTGAATTACTACACCGCTAACTATGCTACTTATGCACCTCATCTCAAGAATGCTGCAAACCCTAGCTACTTTACAGATGCTGTCGCTACTGTTTCCA CCGAGCGTAATGGTATTCCTATTGGTCAAAAG GCTGCTTCAGATTGGCTCTATGTTTATCCAGAAGGAATTCGAGAACTATTGCTTTACACGAAGGAAAAGTACAATAATCCACTTATTTACATCACTGAAAATG GAAGGGATGAGCACAATGATGCCAAATTATCACTTGAGGAAGCCCTAGCCGATACTCACCGAATCGACTTTTACTATCGACATCTTTATTATCTTCATGAAGCGATCAA GGATGGCGTTAACGTGAAGGGATATTTTGCTTGGTCTTTGTTTGACAACTTCGAATGGAATATGGGTTACAGTGTTAGGTTTGGCATCAACTATGTGGATTACAATGATGGGCTCAAAAGATACCCTAAACTCTCAGcacactggttcaagaatttTCTTGAAAATTAG
- the LOC133730174 gene encoding beta-glucosidase 12-like encodes MAMQGSLFLGVVLLLVTGFRWTSSEASTASTPIYGTGFLNRTSFPAGFIFGTGSASYQFEGAAKEGGRGPSIWDTYTHEHPERIKDGSNGDVANDQYHHYKEDVGIMKNMNLDAYRFSISWSRLLPNGKLSGGVNKEGVKYYNNLINELLRNGLKPFVTIFHFDLPQSLEDEYGGFLSPNVVKHFRDYAELCYKEFGDRVKHWVTLNQPWAYSNGGYATGSKAPGRCSAWQQLNCTGGDSGTEPYLVGHHLLLSHAAAVKLYKQKYQASQKGVIGVTHVSHWFIPISGAKHNKNAALRSLDFMLGWFMDPLTSGDYPHSMRSVVGNRLPKFTKEQSKLLIGSFDFIGLNYYTTYYATYTPQNNSLNASYLTDVRASQSFALNGVPIGPQAASSWLYVYPKGIRDLLLYTKTKYNNPLIYITENGIDEFNDPKLSLEEALYDTHRVDYYFRHLYYLQKAIKEGVNLKGYFAWSLLDNFEWGSGYTVRFGINYVDYKNGNKRHPKLSAHWFKNFLKKY; translated from the exons ATGGCGATGCAAGGATCTCTGTTTCTAGGCGTAGTGCTTCTACTTGTTACAGGCTTTAGATGGACAAGCAGTGAAGCTTCTACAGCCAGTACTCCTATCTATGGCACTGGTTTCCTCAACAGGACTAGTTTCCCAGCAGGTTTCATATTTGGGACAGGTTCAGCGTCTTATCAG tttGAAGGTGCTGCTAAAGAAGGTGGTAGAGGACCGAGCATATGGGATACCTACACCCACGAACATCCAG AAAGGATCAAGGATGGAAGCAATGGAGATGTCGCTAATGATCAATATCACCACTATAAG GAAGATGTGGGGATTATGAAGAATATGAATTTGGATGCTTATAGGTTCTCTATCTCATGGTCAAGATTATTACCAA ATGGAAAGCTAAGTGGGGGAGTGAACAAGGAAGGAGTCAAGTACTACAACAATCTCATCAATGAACTCCTACGCAATG GTCTAAAGCCATTTGTGACCATCTTTCATTTTGATCTTCCCCAATCTTTAGAAGACGAATATGGCGGTTTCTTAAGCCCTAACGTTGT CAAGCATTTTCGGGACTATGCGGAGCTGTGTTACAAGGAATTTGGTGATCGGGTAAAGCACTGGGTCACGTTGAATCAGCCATGGGCATACAGTAATGGTGGTTATGCAACCGGGTCAAAGGCACCAGGACGGTGTTCTGCGTGGCAGCAGCTAAATTGCACCGGCGGGGATTCGGGTACTGAACCATATTTGGTGGGACACCACCTACTCCTTTCTCATGCAGCTGCTGTAAAGTTGTACAAGCAGAAATATCAG GCATCTCAAAAAGGAGTTATAGGGGTGACCCATGTGTCTCACTGGTTCATTCCAATTTCAGGGGCAAAGCACAACAAAAATGCTGCCTTACGATCTTTGGATTTTATGCTTGGATG GTTCATGGACCCTTTGACAAGCGGAGACTATCCACACAGCATGCGATCTGTCGTCGGAAACCGATTACCCAAATTCACAAAAGAACAATCCAAGTTGCTAATTGGATCATTTGATTTTATTGGACTAAATTACTATACTACTTACTACGCAACATATACACCTCAGAACAATTCTTTAAACGCAAGCTACTTGACAGACGTTCGTGCTTCTCAATCAT TTGCGCTAAATGGCGTCCCCATTGGTCCACAG GCTGCTTCATCATGGCTATATGTTTATCCAAAAGGAATTAGAGACCTTTTACTCTACACAAAGACAAAGTATAATAATCCACTTATTTACATTACTGAGAATG GCATTGATGAGTTCAATGATCCCAAATTATCACTTGAGGAAGCCCTCTATGACACTCACAGAGTTGACTATTACTTCCGCCACCTCTATTACCTTCAAAAAGCAATCAA GGAAGGTGTGAACTTGAAGGGCTACTTTGCATGGTCATTGCTAGACAACTTCGAATGGGGTTCGGGTTACACAGTTCGATTTGGTATCAACTATGTGGATtacaaaaatggaaacaaaAGGCACCCAAAACTCTCGGCACATTGGTTCAAAAACTTCCTCAAGAAGTATTGA
- the LOC133733818 gene encoding beta-glucosidase 12-like isoform X3: protein MPSIYSQLYKTPVMAIQGSLLLAIAFLVLGFGFRNGKASNTPPAQYDTAFLNRTSFPAGFIFGTASSSYQYEGAAHCGGRGPSIWDNYTHRYPEKIKDGSNGDVASDEYHRYKEDVGIMKNMELDAYRFSISWSRLLPNGKLTGGVNKEGVKYYNNLINELLRNGLKPFVTLFHWDLPQTLEDEYGGFLSPLIVNHFRDYAELCYKEFGDRELNCTGGNSGTEPYLVAHNQLLAHTAAVTLYKQKYQSSQKGLIGITLVSNWFVPVSEAEHHKNAALRALDYMFGWFMDPLTNGDYPHSMRSLVGNRLPKFTKEQSKLLIGSFDFLGLNYYTANYAADAPHYNSVNASYLTDAHATLSYVLNGFPIGPKAASDWLYVYPRGIRDLLLYTKTKYNDPLIYVTENGIDEFNDPKLTLEVSLNDTQRVDYYYRHLYYLQRAIKDGVNVKGYFAWSLLDNFEWNSGYTVRFGINYVDYKNGQNRHPKLSAHWFKRFLKKR, encoded by the exons ATGCCAAGCATATACAGCCAACTCTATAAAACCCCAGTTATGGCAATCCAGGGGTCTTTGCTTTTGGCCATAGCGTTTCTAGTACTTGGCTTTGGATTTAGAAATGGTAAGGCCAGTAATACACCCCCTGCTCAATATGACACTGCTTTCCTCAACAGGACTAGTTTCCCAGCAGGTTTCATATTTGGGACAGCTTCATCATCTTACCAG TATGAAGGTGCTGCTCATTGTGGTGGCAGGGGACCAAGCATATGGGATAACTATACCCACAGATATCCTG AAAAGATCAAGGATGGCAGCAATGGAGATGTGGCTAGTGATGAATATCACCGCTATAAG GAAGATGTGGGGATTATGAAGAACATGGAGTTGGATGCATATCGGTTCTCTATCTCATGGTCCAGATTGTTACCAA ATGGAAAGCTAACTGGGGGCGTGAACAAGGAAGGAGTCAAATACTACAACAATCTCATCAATGAACTCTTACGCAATG GTCTAAAGCCATTTGTAACCCTCTTCCACTGGGATCTTCCCCAGACTTTAGAAGATGAATATGGCGGTTTCTTAAGCCCTCTCATTGT CAATCATTTTAGGGACTATGCAGAGCTTTGTTACAAGGAATTTGGTGATAGG GAACTAAATTGCACCGGTGGGAATTCGGGTACTGAACCATACTTGGTGGCACACAACCAGCTCCTTGCTCATACAGCTGCAGTAACATTATACAAGCAGAAATATCAG TCATCTCAAAAGGGATTGATAGGGATTACTCTAGTGTCAAACTGGTTTGTGCCGGTTTCTGAGGCAGAGCACCATAAAAATGCTGCACTAAGAGCTCTAGATTATATGTTTGGATG GTTTATGGACCCCTTGACAAATGGTGACTATCCACACAGCATGAGATCTCTTGTTGGAAACCGATTACCCAAATTCACAAAGGAGCAATCCAAGTTGCTAATTGGATCATTTGATTTTCTGGGATTGAATTACTACACAGCTAATTATGCAGCAGATGCACCACACTATAATTCTGTCAATGCAAGCTACTTGACAGACGCTCATGCTACTCTTTCCT ATGTGCTTAATGGATTTCCCATTGGACCAAAG GCTGCTTCGGATTGGCTATACGTTTATCCCAGAGGAATTCGAGATCTTTTGCTCTACACGAAGACAAAGTATAATGATCCACTCATATACGTTACTGAGAATG GTATTGATGAGTTCAATGATCCCAAATTAACACTTGAAGTATCCCTGAACGACACCCAGAGAGTTGACTACTACTATCGCCACCTCTATTACCTTCAAAGAGCAATCAA GGATGGTGTGAATGTTAAGGGATACTTTGCATGGTCATTGCTAGACAACTTTGAATGGAATTCTGGTTACACTGTCCGATTTGGTATCAACTATGTAGATTACAAAAATGGGCAGAATAGGCACCCAAAACTTTCTGCACACTGGTTCAAACGTTTCCTCAAGAAAAGGTAA
- the LOC133733818 gene encoding beta-glucosidase 12-like isoform X2, which yields MPSIYSQLYKTPVMAIQGSLLLAIAFLVLGFGFRNGKASNTPPAQYDTAFLNRTSFPAGFIFGTASSSYQYEGAAHCGGRGPSIWDNYTHRYPEKIKDGSNGDVASDEYHRYKEDVGIMKNMELDAYRFSISWSRLLPNGKLTGGVNKEGVKYYNNLINELLRNGLKPFVTLFHWDLPQTLEDEYGGFLSPLIVDYAELCYKEFGDRVKHWITFNEPYSYSAGGYAVAILAPGRCSDWQELNCTGGNSGTEPYLVAHNQLLAHTAAVTLYKQKYQSSQKGLIGITLVSNWFVPVSEAEHHKNAALRALDYMFGWFMDPLTNGDYPHSMRSLVGNRLPKFTKEQSKLLIGSFDFLGLNYYTANYAADAPHYNSVNASYLTDAHATLSYVLNGFPIGPKAASDWLYVYPRGIRDLLLYTKTKYNDPLIYVTENGIDEFNDPKLTLEVSLNDTQRVDYYYRHLYYLQRAIKDGVNVKGYFAWSLLDNFEWNSGYTVRFGINYVDYKNGQNRHPKLSAHWFKRFLKKR from the exons ATGCCAAGCATATACAGCCAACTCTATAAAACCCCAGTTATGGCAATCCAGGGGTCTTTGCTTTTGGCCATAGCGTTTCTAGTACTTGGCTTTGGATTTAGAAATGGTAAGGCCAGTAATACACCCCCTGCTCAATATGACACTGCTTTCCTCAACAGGACTAGTTTCCCAGCAGGTTTCATATTTGGGACAGCTTCATCATCTTACCAG TATGAAGGTGCTGCTCATTGTGGTGGCAGGGGACCAAGCATATGGGATAACTATACCCACAGATATCCTG AAAAGATCAAGGATGGCAGCAATGGAGATGTGGCTAGTGATGAATATCACCGCTATAAG GAAGATGTGGGGATTATGAAGAACATGGAGTTGGATGCATATCGGTTCTCTATCTCATGGTCCAGATTGTTACCAA ATGGAAAGCTAACTGGGGGCGTGAACAAGGAAGGAGTCAAATACTACAACAATCTCATCAATGAACTCTTACGCAATG GTCTAAAGCCATTTGTAACCCTCTTCCACTGGGATCTTCCCCAGACTTTAGAAGATGAATATGGCGGTTTCTTAAGCCCTCTCATTGT GGACTATGCAGAGCTTTGTTACAAGGAATTTGGTGATAGGGTAAAGCACTGGATCACTTTTAATGAGCCATATAGTTATAGTGCTGGTGGTTATGCAGTGGCAATTTTGGCACCAGGACGCTGTTCTGATTGGCAGGAACTAAATTGCACCGGTGGGAATTCGGGTACTGAACCATACTTGGTGGCACACAACCAGCTCCTTGCTCATACAGCTGCAGTAACATTATACAAGCAGAAATATCAG TCATCTCAAAAGGGATTGATAGGGATTACTCTAGTGTCAAACTGGTTTGTGCCGGTTTCTGAGGCAGAGCACCATAAAAATGCTGCACTAAGAGCTCTAGATTATATGTTTGGATG GTTTATGGACCCCTTGACAAATGGTGACTATCCACACAGCATGAGATCTCTTGTTGGAAACCGATTACCCAAATTCACAAAGGAGCAATCCAAGTTGCTAATTGGATCATTTGATTTTCTGGGATTGAATTACTACACAGCTAATTATGCAGCAGATGCACCACACTATAATTCTGTCAATGCAAGCTACTTGACAGACGCTCATGCTACTCTTTCCT ATGTGCTTAATGGATTTCCCATTGGACCAAAG GCTGCTTCGGATTGGCTATACGTTTATCCCAGAGGAATTCGAGATCTTTTGCTCTACACGAAGACAAAGTATAATGATCCACTCATATACGTTACTGAGAATG GTATTGATGAGTTCAATGATCCCAAATTAACACTTGAAGTATCCCTGAACGACACCCAGAGAGTTGACTACTACTATCGCCACCTCTATTACCTTCAAAGAGCAATCAA GGATGGTGTGAATGTTAAGGGATACTTTGCATGGTCATTGCTAGACAACTTTGAATGGAATTCTGGTTACACTGTCCGATTTGGTATCAACTATGTAGATTACAAAAATGGGCAGAATAGGCACCCAAAACTTTCTGCACACTGGTTCAAACGTTTCCTCAAGAAAAGGTAA
- the LOC133731617 gene encoding beta-glucosidase 12-like isoform X2 has product MALQGTLISAIILVFSCAVATSIATAPSHYNVASINRSTFPAGFIFGTASSAYQFEGAAKEDGRGPSIWDTYTHKIQDKIKDGSNGDVAIDAYHRYKEDVGIMKNMGFDAYRFSISWSRLLPNGTLRGGVNKEGIKYYNNLINELLANGLKPFVTLFHWDLPQALEDEYGGFLSPQIVNHFQDYAELCFKEFGDRVKDWITLNEPWSYANGGYVIGTFAPCRCSEWQNLNCTGGNSGTEPYLVSHYQLLAHAAAVKLYKEKYQADQKGVIGITILSHWFVPFSDAKHHEEAALRALDFMFGWYMDPLTNGEYPHSMRSLVGDRLPKFTKEQSEMLKGSFDFLGLNYYTANYATYAPHLKNAANPSYFTDAVATVSTERNGIPIGQKAASDWLYVYPEGIRELLLYTKEKYNNPLIYITENGRDEHNDAKLSLEEALADTHRIDFYYRHLYYLHEAIKDGVNVKGYFAWSLFDNFEWNMGYSVRFGINYVDYNDGLKRYPKLSAHWFKNFLEN; this is encoded by the exons ATGGCACTTCAAGGCACTCTCATCTCTGCAATCATACTTGTTTTTAGCTGTGCAGTGGCAACTAGTATAGCTACCGCCCCAAGCCATTACAACGTTGCTTCCATCAACCGGAGCACCTTTCCGGCAGGTTTCATATTTGGGACAGCTTCTTCAGCTTACCAG TTCGAAGGTGCTGCAAAAGAAGATGGAAGAGGACCAAGCATATGGGACACATACACTCACAAAATTCAAG ATAAGATAAAAGACGGCAGCAATGGAGATGTCGCTATTGATGCATATCACCGCTACAAG GAGGATGTTGGCATCATGAAAAATATGGGGTTTGATGCTTACAGATTCTCCATCTCGTGGTCTAGATTGTTACCAA ATGGAACGCTAAGAGGGGGTGTGAATAAGGAAGGAATCAAATATTACAACAACCTCATAAACGAGCTTCTAGCCAATG GTCTAAAGCCCTTTGTCACACTCTTCCACTGGGATCTTCCCCAAGCTTTAGAAGATGAATACGGTGGCTTCTTAAGCCCTCAAATTGT AAACCATTTCCAAGACTACGCAGAGCTATGCTTCAAGGAATTTGGTGATAGAGTTAAGGACTGGATCACATTAAACGAGCCCTGGAGCTACGCCAATGGTGGTTATGTAATTGGGACGTTTGCACCATGCCGATGTTCTGAATGGCAAAACCTAAATTGCACCGGTGGAAATTCAGGAACAGAGCCATATTTGGTCTCACACTACCAGCTTCTAGCTCACGCAGCAGCCGTAAAGTTATACAAGGAGAAGTATCAG GCTGATCAGAAGGGTGTGATAGGGATAACAATACTGTCACACTGGTTTGTGCCCTTTTCTGATGCCAAGCACCATGAA GAAGCTGCTCTACGAGCATTGGATTTTATGTTTGGATG GTATATGGATCCCTTAACAAACGGTGAATATCCGCACAGCATGAGATCTCTTGTCGGAGATCGATTACCCAAGTTCACTAAAGAGCAATCCGAGATGTTAAAAGGTTCATTTGATTTTCTGGGATTGAATTACTACACCGCTAACTATGCTACTTATGCACCTCATCTCAAGAATGCTGCAAACCCTAGCTACTTTACAGATGCTGTCGCTACTGTTTCCA CCGAGCGTAATGGTATTCCTATTGGTCAAAAG GCTGCTTCAGATTGGCTCTATGTTTATCCAGAAGGAATTCGAGAACTATTGCTTTACACGAAGGAAAAGTACAATAATCCACTTATTTACATCACTGAAAATG GAAGGGATGAGCACAATGATGCCAAATTATCACTTGAGGAAGCCCTAGCCGATACTCACCGAATCGACTTTTACTATCGACATCTTTATTATCTTCATGAAGCGATCAA GGATGGCGTTAACGTGAAGGGATATTTTGCTTGGTCTTTGTTTGACAACTTCGAATGGAATATGGGTTACAGTGTTAGGTTTGGCATCAACTATGTGGATTACAATGATGGGCTCAAAAGATACCCTAAACTCTCAGcacactggttcaagaatttTCTTGAAAATTAG